In Leptodactylus fuscus isolate aLepFus1 chromosome 2, aLepFus1.hap2, whole genome shotgun sequence, one genomic interval encodes:
- the VTN gene encoding vitronectin: protein MRARLLSVLLLFGATWLAQAAEESCAGRCFSGFDANKKCQCDNLCIYYKSCCDDYISICKPKETRGDVFDTPEDEYNYDMFNETTDSELTQLTTSSDELVASTPEMEVITTTPPATEESPEELCSGRPFDAFTNFKNGSVYAFRGKYFYELDDKRALDGYPKLIKDVWGIEGPIDAAFTRLNCQGKTYLFKGTQYWRFTDTALDPEYPRAISDGFSNIPDNIDAAFSLPANTYEGNEKAYFFKGSRYWQYEFKNQPTIEECMASSPSDLFTRYVMIHYDSWEQDFDYIFGAWFKDSNDVPRYISKDWKGVPNGVDAVLPSRLYIPEKKKSAPRRSKKRKNNRRRSRKRRPSLDDTFHILDDLLSYNYDYNYNVEDDPDWVPPESQPKCQPVQSVYFFKNDKYYRVNLQTKRVDRVSPRYPRSIAEYWLGCKTSSKIKKSRG from the exons ATGAGAGCTCGGCTGCTCTCTGTTCTCCTGCTCTTCGGGGCAACCTGGCTTGCCCAGGCCGCTGAAG AGTCCTGTGCCGGGAGATGTTTCAGTGGATTCGATGCGAACAAGAAATGTCAATGTGATAATTTATGTATATATTACAAGAGCTGCTGCGATGACTACATTTCAATCTGCAAACCAAAAG AGACACGAGGAGATGTTTTTGACACTCCTGAAGACGAGTACAATTACGATATGTTTAATGAGACAACAGATTCAGAGTTGACTCAGCTTACAACATCTTCAGATGAGCTGGTGGCATCTACTCCTGAAATGGAAGTCATCACTACAACACCACCTGCCACAGAAGAAAGCCCCGAGGAACTCTGTAGTGGGAGACCCTTTGATGCTTTTACAAACTTTAAAAATGGCTCTGTCTATGCCTTCCGAG GAAAATACTTTTATGAACTTGATGATAAACGTGCATTGGATGGATACCCAAAACTCATCAAGGACGTATGGGGTATAGAAGGTCCTATAGATGCTGCATTCACTCGCCTGAACTGCCAGGGGAAGACTTATCTGTTTAAG GGTACACAATACTGGAGGTTTACTGATACAGCCCTGGACCCTGAATACCCTCGTGCCATTAGTGATGGTTTTTCAAACATTCCAGACAATATTGATGCCGCGTTTTCACTTCCAGCCAATACTTACGAAGGGAATGAAAAAGCATACTTCTTTAAAG GTAGTAGGTATTGGCAGTATGAGTTCAAAAACCAGCCTACCATTGAAGAGTGTATGGCCTCATCCCCATCAGACCTGTTCACACGATACGTAATGATCCACTATGATAGCTGGGAACAAGACTTTGACTATATCTTTGGAGCGTGGTTCAAAG ATAGCAATGATGTTCCCCGCTATATAAGCAAAGACTGGAAAGGAGTCCCAAATGGAGTTGATGCTGTGTTGCCCAGCAGATTATATATTCCTGAAAAGAAAAAATCTGCTCCACGTCGTAGTAAGAAGCGAAAGAATAACCGAAGGAGGAGCCGCAAGAGAAGACCAAGCTTGGATGATACCTTCCACATACTAGATGACCTTCTCAGCTACAATTACGATTATAACTATAATGTAGAGGATGATCCGGATTGGGTTCCTCCTGAAAGTCAACCAAAATGCCAACCAGTACAAAGTGTTTACTTCTTTAAAAATG ATAAATATTACCGTGTTAACCTTCAGACAAAGCGTGTGGACCGCGTTTCTCCTCGCTACCCTCGATCCATTGCAGAATACTGGCTGGGATGCAAGACGTCTTCTAAGATAAAGAAGTCAAGAGGATAA